The DNA region tcgtagttgggttgagtttgagcactgagtgttcgaacaacaacacaattctgaatcgacaggggaggaactCGATTAACGGATATCCAGATATTTGTTCTGTGGTTTATAAAGACGGATAAATTATCCGGATAGTGCTACTCTTACGAATATCAATAAATGACTATTTTAAATATCCGTACTCTATTGGGGCttgatttaaataataatttctgGCCCCCTAAAAGAAAACAGTTATTAATTTGCGATGTTCTCTAATTCTttaaactgatttaaaaattatccaGATAACAAAAACCGCACCCCTAATATATAGAAAATGTGGTTAGATGAGTCTTACAATTTGTTATACTTTggggcaaaacaaaacatttttggcAGTATTAAGCAAAAATCTCAGGTTGCGGGAATTTAAATACACTTCCGATTCGATCATCCGATCCTTTCATTATATGCAGTTAAACAACACTTAAAAACACTTCGGATAATTaaccatgaaaaaaatatttaaaaaaattaaaaaaaaatatcttgaaaaaaagTGGACCACACAACCGTGCACTTGCATTGTTCCAATTAAAATGATTTGCTTGAACTGTTCAAGGATGCTGACACTAACGATGATTAGACTTTAACAAGGGATACTATTGACGTCACGCTGCAACATTCATTTATTGTTTCCCTTTGAAACTCTTCACATTACAATCTTGAGTAAACCGCAAGGAATCCTGCCACAACCAACGCTCCCATCGCCGCCAACCCTCCGGAACCGCTAGTCTCACACTTGACCACTTCCACGCGATCCAGCCAGCCCTTGCAGAAGTCCACCTTCTTGAAGGTACAATCGCGGGAAAACGTCACCGGTAACTCACTTGGGCCCGGATCTTTCAAATTTGCTTGAAATTCAAAACACGAGAACTCGTCCTGCGCCGTTCCCTGGACCAGGTTGGGATTGTACGCAACCATTACGGCGTGAGCCGCGTTGACACCGGCCAAGGTGCACGTCTTCACCTGGGCGTTCTTCGTGCAGTCATCCCAGCTGATGGCGCTGCTGCAAACGGAACAGTTCAGCGAGTTGCCTGAAGGTTTCGTAATATGAGTTTCATTTTTCTATGAATTTTTTAGGAGATTCTTACCGACTGCAAACGCCCCAAAGATCAGCAAAAGGGATAGCACTTTGCGCGTGGTGATCATTTTTGCGGACAGACTTCGACTAAACCAATGATTTAGAAATGAGACAGAGTTATAGGAAATAAATATCCGGTATCAGTAGATTTTAAAGCTGAGCGCGTGCAGTTTAAGTCAACAGCAGAACATGTGTTCAGTGATATATCCACTTCAAGTGTCTGCTAATCAATTGCTTATCTTAATCAGAAGTACCCTTTTATCACTGttcaatcaattttatttcaaactttcaaatcaTTCTCAGAAACAGTCCAACAGTCATCATTCCCACTAACCCCATCGCATCCAATCTCCCAACTCCACCGAACGAAACATCTCCTGCCTCGTCGGTTCCACACTTGACCACCTCCAGCGTACTGCTCCAACCCTGACAGAACTCGGTCTGGGCGAACGTACACCCCTTGGAGAACCTATCCGGACTGGTGGCCGGCCCGGAATCCTTTGAGCGCACGTGCAACACAAAGCACTGAAATCCGTCTTCCGGACTGCCCTGGGTCAACGTGGGATTCCCGATCGAGGCTACACCGTGGAAATCGTTGACCTCCTCAGTACTGCAGGACACAACAGTTGCCGTTTGCTGGCAATCTTCCCAGCTGGCTTCACTTTGGCACGTGGTGCAATCCAGGGCACGGActagattttggaattttttttaatgtttttaactaTAATGTTGAACTTAAAAAACGGCCTTACCTATGTGAAACAAAGCAGCTAAAAAAAGTAGAAGCAGCAATTGTGCCGAGACAGTCATGGTTGAGGTTGAGATTGCAAACTGAACTGACCGTTGGCGATGATCCATTCTAGAATTActgcattttgaaatgttgaaaccctACTTGAAACACTAATCCAAAATCCAATTCTAATCTACTAGAGCAGTAATTTGTAACTGCACGCGCGATGAACAAGCATCAGCTAGTTTACAAATGCATTACATTTTAGCTCAAATATATTTgataacccgagcagacggaaataacttgggaataacatttttttatactggaaaaaactaggccaataacattttatgttatttatatcaagatttgttattcgtcgttatgatttttttgtggtggattgttattgtactaacagactaataacactttttagttattctgcgaacaaatttttgttatcattttttgttattttaacaactaatccggtcatcccaataacagttggcactattcttccatagcaaaaaatgttattcaaaagttgttttggcttccaatcaatatcagaccaataacaaattttgttatgataacataaactgttattcaactcttatgcaaaaattgatttttcaagaagaatccataacactctttgttattttaacagtatttgttattgaaatggcatgaatttattaaaaaaaaaagtaatattggccgtttttatatgattttatacctgatttgaaaattttaaagtattttgatcattaaagcagaaaatttcacaaatgtttcattttgtaTCATTTAATAGCGagccaatagtttccgagatacgaGTACAAAAATAAGGGTATATTTTCAGCACTTgcatgaaaaaatgtgttttaaaatgcattttacactagttgagTTGTTTTgaaacgcattttaaattgattgtacctaaatttccaataaaattttgtagttaaataaaatttgtaccagccttaacatTAACAACGTTGCGATGCCAATAAATTTGCGAAATTAAAGATAAATTAAGgtgagtattttaatatttacaaatataATTTCTGTGATCTATgaaatcggcattttttttaatttggcttaagagcaattccagcccaaaacaggaatttttcaggtacttttttctcgaccctctccgatttcaatgaaactttgtagacatgttatcctacgcttatataagccatttttgtgtatatggagccagttccacacgataatgacatttgagaagggcgtaagtgttttaaatatttttgtaattcggaatttaaatatttctgtatctcgaagccgttgcgtcgtatcaaaaagtggtcaaagacaaacttgtaggaaatattacgggcttttcgataaaaatacactgaaagaaaaaaacacccaacttttatgagattttttgatttttaagtttaaaagtcaaatttgagggagcccacgattttttcgttcaaaatttttgtgaagatagcctaagatgtaacaaaaagactcacgaaaaatgcaggatggagcaactcacttaaaaaaatacaaaaatcatttactgaaactgttttttttttttgaaaagtgctctaaacgtcaaaattttcaaaaaccgaatacgggaatcgattctccagacaattttacataaaagtctccatattgaccattgtcctaagtccaatccttgtaaagttacagcggttttaaaaataaaaatgtaaaaaaaataggttttttgatggtttttggcaatttctatatgacagacttaatttttcagtctcgtaaatatttttaccggaaagctcgtcaaatttcccataagtttgtctttgacaacatttaaattggatgtatgagcttgcagatataagctaattacattgctcataattgaaaacatcatattttttcagtgtagtatagtaacctggatagtaaattagcttatatctgtaagcccatacatccaattgaaatgtggtcaaagacaaacttatgggaaattggacgagctttccggtaaaaatatttacgagactgaaaatcaagtctgtcatatagaaattgccaaaaaccatcaaaaaacctattttttctacatttttatttttaaaaccgctgtaacttcacaaggactggacttaggacaatggtcaatatgaagacttttatgtaaaattgtctggagaatcgattcccgtattcggtttttgaaaagtttgacgtttagagcacttttcaaaaaaacagtttcagtaaatgatttttgtatttttttaggtgagttgctccatcctgcatttttcgtgagtctacacaaaaattttgaacgaaaaaaaatcgtgggctccccctcaaatttgacttttaaacttaaaaatcaaaaaatctcataaaagttgggtgtttttttctttcagtgtatttttatcgaaaagcccgtaaaatttcctacaagtttgtctttgaccactttttgatacgatgcaacggcttcgaagtacagaaatatttaaattccgaattacaaaaatatttcaaacacttacgcccttctcaaatgtcatcatcgagtgaaactggctccatatacacaaaaatggcttatataagcgaaggataacatgtctacaaagtttcattgaaatcggagagggtcgggtacaaccgattccctatttggcatggaattgctcttaaacTAATCAAAGtagtcattttttgtcattggttgacccgtacaagtctccatacaattttggcagctattcGTACAAAAATGTTACGTGAATATTCGAAAGcctgtatcttttaaagtaattttctgatcaattcagTGTCttgagcaaataaaaaaaaggacctCGAAAAAAATGCccatcaaggttgttaacgataaaattattgaggttcaataacgataacgatagttctatcTGTAGAACTTAATTTAGAATAATGTTAACGTAGTCAAAATCCATCAAATTAATGTCGTTACACAGCCGACCTTAAGTCCTTTCACCCGTTGAACGTTCTACACtcgtccatatccatacctataataatttttggaacaataaaaataaataatgccaTCTTTCTACTgactttatttaatttcaaactttcaaattaATAACAGCAACCAGCAGAGCAACCATCCCAACAAAACCCAAAGAACCCAATCCGTTTCCGCCGTTTTCGCCGTTAAACGTTCTACACTCGGACACTCCCATCCCGCTCGGCCATCCGGAACAGAATTGAGTCTTTTTAAAGGTGCAACCCATGGAGAAAATACTGATGTTTATGAAGCCAGGAATGTCCGCACTCATGTGGTACGCGAAGCATTGAAATCCATCTTCCGGTCCACCCTGGGCCAAGTTGGGGTTAGCATCGCTCATTTCCTGGTGAAGTGCGTTCACATCGGCCAGGGTGCACGCGGTAACGTTTCCAGTGCTCTCGCAATCCTCCCAGCTGAGCACGCTATTGCAAACGGTGCAATCGAGGGCGTTTCCTGCGTGAATCAGATAGAAATATTTCGAAATAtttcagcacaaaaaaaaagaattgcacATTTAAACCTTACCCAAGGAGCACAAAACAGCCAACAGCAAGAGGAACAGCATTTTAACGGTGACCATCAGAACTCAACTGAGAGCTGGTCAGTATAAAGGACTGGATCTGAAACTACCTATCTTTGACTATTTGTTAAGTTTTAAGTACCGATAGCACTTGTCTAGAAAAATTGCTCTTATCAGGAAATTGATCAATAATTCAATGGAACAAGTAAAAAAGTTCAATGATAAATTCTCTACAAATTTCGCAAATCACattttaattgcattttttttgtagtttgcgTGAATTCTTACgttcaaataaacattttttttaaatcccgaCTTATGCACTCCTAACAGTGcggtttcaattattttacctttttcaacattatgaaattaggctcggattttattttcttttattaactgtttcatttttttttttgtacttgttTGTGAGGGTaacgaaattttcaattttattcattgtcgcaaactcaccaaaattcaattctATCGATTAAAACATGTTTAGGGAGcgcaaatctatcataccttgacgaaactcaATCGTTCACTGATATCAACTTGAAAATTATCGAGTGGTGTTATAAATCatctttgatttgcaaaaattcaATCATTACCACCATAgattcttttaaatttattttctgatcgtgtcttcataaaaaaattttttttttatttaactttttatcttaAATAGTAAAATTGCCAAAATAGGCATTTCTCAACTTTCCaaacttttcaaattctttaagTGAACTGAAAAAGACGTCTGCTGAGCCGTATAACGTGATGGtgcgaaaattgttttttttttcgaaaatgagcaattctctacgaaatcggtcttttttcttcaattttaatttttgtattttttaatccgactgaaacttttttggtgccttcggtatgcccaaagaagccattttgcatcattagtttgtccatataattttccatacaaatttcgcagctgtccatacaaaaatgatgtatgaaaattcaaaaatctgtatcttttgaaagaattttttgatcgatttggtgtcttcggcaaagttgtaggtatggatatggactacagtggaaaaaaatgatacacggttaaaaaaaattggtgatttttttatttaactttttatcactaaaacttgatttgcaaaaaaacactatttttatttttttttattttttgatatgttttagaggacataaaatgccaacttttcagaaatttccaggttgtgcaaaaaatcattgaccgagttatgaattttttaatcaatactgatttttacaaaaaatcgaaatattggtcgcaaatttttttcaacttcattttcaatgtaaaatcaaatttgcaatcaaaaagtaccttagtaaaattttgaaaaagtgcaccgttttctggttaaatccatatttaagtgacttttttgaaaaaagtcgcagtttttcattttttaaaattagtgcacatgtttgcacactttaggaaaaaatatttttgaaaagctgagaaaattctctacattttacttcttcggactttgttgatacgacctttagttgctgagatattgcaatgcaaaggtttaaaaacaagaaaattgatgttttttaagtctcacccaagtctcacccaaacagcccaccattttttaatgtcgatatctcagcaactaatggtccgattttcaatgttaatatatgaaacatttgtgaaattttccgatcttttagaaagcattatttccaaaatttcaaaatcaagactaacattttaaaagggcgtaatattgaatgtttggcccttttgaaatgttagtcttgatttgaaaattttaaaaataatgttttcgaaaagatcggaaaatttaacaaatgtttcatatattattattgaaaatcggaccgattaaaattgattgattaaaaaattcataactcggtcaatgattttttgcacaacctggaaatttctgaaaagttggcattttatgtcctctaaaacatatcaaaaaataaaaaaaaataaaaatagtgtttttttgcaaatcaagttttagtgataaaaacttaaataaaaaaatcaccaaattttttttaccgtgtatcatttttttccagtgtagtccgtatcaatacctacaactttgccgaagacaccaaatcgattaaaaaattccttcaaaagatacagatttttgaattttcatacatcatttttgtatggacagctgcgaaatttgtatggaaaattatatggacaaactaatgatgcaaaatggcttctttgggcataccgaaggcaccaaaaaaatttcagtcggattaaaaaatacaaaaaaaatcgaatgaccgaaatcctagagaactgctcaaatacgataaatttttgatttcttttcgtTTTGGTCCGTTGCAactgtttttcaaagttttacgaTCGAAATAATCAtcgcaaaatttaacaaaatgaaaaaatgattttttcaacacgtcGACGAGTCGACGAgtcctgaaaaaatcaagttttgcataacaacatttttcgcaattcccaaaacaccctttgaatgaAATTGTCAGTCAAATATTCATGTATTTAGTCAATCCACCGTTTAAATCAAAAGTTGAAAAGAATCACTTTACAAAAcatgtttcgaaaagttcaacttttcagcatccattttagagctgaaaagtaaaacttttaagctttttcttgaaaattgtttctattcgattctgttacttttggtaaagaaaagtcggctatttcgtcgtcaaaaatgacaggaaaagtaatagtttcgcgacggaattgcaaaaataacaaTTCCGCGTCCCGATCCATCGATTTCAGAACCGATTGATGAATACTGGCCTGAAATATCATGACACAACTCTTTCGATGAGAAATTTAACAAACACGGACTCACAAAATtaatcaagaaaaaaactttgacaGTTCTTAGAAAACTATTTGTAATATTCTGGCTCTACTGTACCACAATCAAAACAAGCactcatatttcaaaaaaaaaagagagaggTGAGCATCACAAACGTGAGATCCTAGACCGTATCCATGCAGCTAGAGAACCTAAGAGAAGGTTCTCTACATGCagcaaaaaactgaagtttaacTAAGGTATGTAGATAagtaaggtaaggcgggttatccagctgtcaaaatagttagcacgaaCTCCGGATTTTATATGACGATTTTCAGAAATGTGAACATTTGTCCATTTTCTGGGCAAATTTaaccggattttttttgtagGATTGTTAAGGATTGACATGCAAAGTGAACCAAAATTcgcttttcaaacatttttttttccaagaaaaatcaattcaacTAAGCGCTTTTTTTGGTTTAGTTTGAAATGCTTAACAACCCTACAGAAAACAAATCTGATgaaattttcctgaaaaatggaaaaaatttcacttttatgaaaatttcaatataaaatccgggtttcgtgctaactattttgacagccaacaacaaaacaaacataaagaagaaaaaaaatcggtaaaattaagaaaactttgaaaaatcccTACTTTTTGCAGTAGATTTTACTTGATTTCTCTTCGTTTTGCCAATTATAATAAATACATcacaacgatattttttttaattcacgtAAAACAcgtttaaaagtgaaaattatcGAGGACCGACCGAAAGCCGAACCTCTTCctttcacagacaaacagacccATTAATTGTAAAATTCCTGTTTACAATGCCGAAAAAAGATTTTccgtgaaaaaaatgatttttattaatactgagatattttgaaaaccggtGATTGTAAAATAGCTGGACTGGTCTCAAATACATTTCGAAACTCTTTTTTCACTCAAATTCAAACCGtggcatgtatttttttttactttttatttatgTGTACATTTtttatctataaaaaaaatcactaacatTTTCTGATACATAAAATCGGATCAATAATTCCAAAACATCAGCGTTGGAAAATCGTTGacataaattgattattttgtaTTGCTAAAAATAGCTTATCCTAAGAATGGCAAGTATTTGTTCCCGCTACAATTCATCATTTTCCCACAACCGACGGCAAAAATATTCATAATGCATAAAACAGAAGGCAATTTATTTTCGCACATCATTAGGTTCGCTCAAGATTAGCCCACTGGCCTCGATTTTCTCCAATGCGCGGGTGAGCGCCATCTGCTAggtcattaatttaaaaaaaaaaaacttttctctcTCAACTGTGTTTGAGCGCGATAAATTTATCACCAAACCAGGCAACAGGGGACAAAGAAGACAAAACTATCCACTTTCTTGCACCGGACCCGTCCAAGTACGACTTTATTTGACCTTAATTATAACGTCCTGTCCCGATGGCAGCCATTACTGCTGCAACCcccagcaccaccaccacttCCGGACCGGCCCTTCCCCCACCCCGGTTGCAAAGATCCCGATCGTCGCACACGTCGCACTGCTTCACGGCGACCGCCGGTTTCCAGTCGGAGCAAAAGTCCCCGACGGCAAAGGTGCACCCGCGGCCATAGCCCGTAACCAGACCCCGGTCGTTGTGCCGGTTGATCCGGGCCTGGTACTTGTAGCACCGGAACTCGCTCAGGTTACCGAGCGCCAGCGTCGGGTTCTCGTGCAGCAGATTCAGGTTGGACGTGTTGACGCCCACCGTGGTGCACAGATTGTCCCGGGCCACCCGCTCGCAATCGTCCCAGCTGACCAGGCTGAAGCACTGCCGACACAGCAGGCCCTGGGCTGCTGGCAGAAGTTGATAAGAAGAGGGGATTACTACTGATATCAGAACCGCACCAGCAAAATACCAACCACTATCGAGCAGAATTACAGCTGCGGTGAGCGTAAAACGGATCCAAGTAACCGGGCAAGGCAAGGCTTCTTTCACTTGAGGCTTCATTTTGCTTCTGTGGGACGGAGCAGGTGATTGCATATCCAATTTGATAAGTGCAATTGTTATCTGATAAAATCAATTTGTGTTGACCTTTGCAGCGGTTGGTATCACAACTTGAACTAAGCGCAAGGCAAATGGACAGTGGGAATGATGTCGTCTCCCTGGGAAGCCAACATAATGGTATATTTCCTGTTGAGAAACCACATTTTTAAGTGATACAAATGTTCTGTCTGTTGTGGAGCAGGTTCTCTCATGACAAACTTCACCATGCTACCATCGAGAATGTGCTTTCTTGGTAATctatttttgtgtgtttattattagaaaaaaataatagcactttaagggtgcacagcaaaaaaaaactttgttttaattgttttgaagaCAGGGCTTTAggctttaggggatgaatcaaaaattgtatcgatagttcccatagttttgaagatacaaagatacagtggactctctg from Culex quinquefasciatus strain JHB chromosome 3, VPISU_Cqui_1.0_pri_paternal, whole genome shotgun sequence includes:
- the LOC6046263 gene encoding uncharacterized protein LOC6046263 isoform X1; this encodes MKPQVKEALPCPVTWIRFTLTAAVILLDSAAQGLLCRQCFSLVSWDDCERVARDNLCTTVGVNTSNLNLLHENPTLALGNLSEFRCYKYQARINRHNDRGLVTGYGRGCTFAVGDFCSDWKPAVAVKQCDVCDDRDLCNRGGGRAGPEVVVVLGVAAVMAAIGTGRYN
- the LOC6046263 gene encoding uncharacterized protein LOC6046263 isoform X2; translation: MKPQVKEALPCPVTWIRFTLTAAVILLDSAQGLLCRQCFSLVSWDDCERVARDNLCTTVGVNTSNLNLLHENPTLALGNLSEFRCYKYQARINRHNDRGLVTGYGRGCTFAVGDFCSDWKPAVAVKQCDVCDDRDLCNRGGGRAGPEVVVVLGVAAVMAAIGTGRYN